A genomic region of Alicyclobacillus sp. SO9 contains the following coding sequences:
- a CDS encoding stage V sporulation protein S, translated as MDVLKVSAKSNPNSVAGALAGVLRERGTAEIQAIGAGALNQAVKAVAIARGFVAPSGIDLICIPAFTDIVIDGEERTAIKLIVEPR; from the coding sequence GTGGATGTATTAAAAGTATCCGCTAAGTCTAACCCCAACTCCGTTGCAGGAGCACTCGCAGGCGTCTTACGAGAACGTGGAACCGCAGAAATTCAAGCTATTGGGGCCGGTGCACTGAATCAGGCAGTCAAGGCCGTGGCCATAGCGCGTGGATTTGTCGCTCCTAGCGGGATCGATCTCATTTGTATTCCGGCATTTACGGACATTGTTATCGACGGAGAAGAGCGAACTGCCATTAAACTCATTGTTGAACCTCGTTAA
- a CDS encoding dipeptidase, which yields MNLPVADAHVDVLYKMVYDKDIAFYNQSPLQASMEKLRAANVRTQVFALFVPAELPSLAQLEMVLNSIDTFYQKVGNSEDVVPVRTRRELGKVRKEDKLAGILSLEGGGSLHGDTGILRILFQLGVRGAGLTWNPANELADGCREPRNAGLTAAGKAVVKEMVRLGMWVDLAHLADTGVKDVLHLTDGVVMASHANARAVHQHPRNLTDETIREIISRRGWMGLTFEGSFIADEGQQSVDSLLSHLDYVLQLGGEDCVGFGSDFDGTTHPVPGLKHAGDYVALKDILVKRYGQMLAEKVLFYNFERFLLEVLPSTRA from the coding sequence TTGAATTTGCCAGTAGCGGACGCACATGTAGATGTACTATACAAAATGGTTTATGACAAAGACATTGCCTTTTATAATCAATCTCCGCTTCAGGCAAGCATGGAGAAGCTGCGCGCTGCCAATGTCAGGACACAGGTATTTGCCTTGTTTGTTCCTGCTGAACTGCCTTCGTTGGCACAATTGGAAATGGTCTTAAACAGCATTGATACGTTTTACCAGAAAGTGGGAAATTCTGAAGATGTAGTCCCGGTCCGGACACGAAGGGAATTGGGAAAGGTCAGGAAGGAAGACAAGTTGGCGGGTATTTTATCGCTGGAAGGCGGAGGTAGTCTTCACGGTGATACAGGTATTCTTCGGATTTTATTTCAGTTGGGAGTTCGTGGAGCAGGTTTAACTTGGAATCCGGCAAATGAACTGGCAGACGGGTGCAGGGAACCGAGAAATGCAGGCCTAACAGCAGCCGGTAAGGCTGTGGTGAAAGAAATGGTACGTCTCGGGATGTGGGTCGACCTTGCTCACTTAGCAGACACAGGCGTGAAGGATGTGCTTCATTTGACGGATGGAGTAGTCATGGCATCCCACGCGAATGCACGGGCTGTGCATCAGCATCCGAGAAATCTGACGGATGAAACAATTCGAGAGATTATTTCCCGTCGCGGTTGGATGGGTCTGACCTTTGAAGGTTCTTTCATTGCAGATGAAGGTCAGCAAAGCGTGGACTCCTTGCTTTCCCACTTGGACTATGTCCTCCAGTTGGGCGGAGAGGATTGCGTTGGTTTTGGGTCAGACTTCGACGGTACGACCCACCCTGTTCCCGGACTGAAGCATGCAGGAGATTACGTGGCGCTGAAGGATATCCTTGTCAAACGATACGGTCAAATGCTTGCCGAAAAGGTTCTCTTTTACAACTTTGAGCGTTTCTTGCTTGAGGTTTTGCCGTCAACGCGGGCTTGA
- a CDS encoding recombinase family protein: MKAALYTRVSTDMQAEEGFSLDAQLSRLRAYCESQGWDIYDIYTDDGESAKNTQREALQRLRTHMHEQRFDVVLVYKLDRLTRNIVDLHLLIQEFEKYGVGFKSATEVFDTTTAMGRLFITIVGALAQWERENLAERTRMGQSQMVQDGKRPGANAPFGYRYEDGRLVLNEPAARVVKNIFSRYLSGDGLSKILLWLNDPTNPQVAPVSGRWTQNVLRYVLDNPVYAGYVRYGYRKRSKNDVIVEKGDHEPLVDESTWQQIVQLRQQRKRLPARAGTGTYALTGLLRCGRCGASMSGINKTARNWSRRYYICIDRIGSRTCDLPYIQERVVESALLDAVDKRYEYLKQRIPKDAPQKKRPKKSLDTELKKIEARRTRWKDAYEDGAIEAEEMRERLDVLQEREMQLRVEFEKEIEEDNTEIEMDLISRFRELWENSAYEERRQAVSLLVKQITVYSPDEIEITFI; the protein is encoded by the coding sequence ATGAAGGCCGCTCTTTACACCCGTGTATCCACAGACATGCAGGCCGAAGAAGGTTTTTCCCTTGATGCGCAGCTCAGTCGACTACGCGCGTATTGTGAGTCACAAGGATGGGACATATACGATATCTATACGGACGATGGCGAAAGCGCAAAAAACACCCAGAGAGAAGCACTGCAGAGACTCAGGACACATATGCACGAACAGCGCTTTGATGTCGTCCTCGTTTACAAGCTGGACCGTCTGACGCGCAATATCGTGGACCTGCATCTCTTGATACAAGAGTTCGAGAAATATGGAGTTGGCTTCAAGTCAGCAACAGAGGTTTTCGATACCACCACCGCCATGGGGCGCCTATTTATCACAATCGTAGGCGCCCTTGCACAGTGGGAACGAGAGAATCTGGCCGAACGCACACGCATGGGTCAGTCTCAAATGGTGCAGGACGGCAAGCGACCAGGAGCCAACGCGCCTTTTGGGTATCGTTATGAAGACGGCCGACTCGTGCTGAATGAGCCAGCTGCAAGGGTCGTGAAAAACATCTTTAGCCGCTACCTCTCAGGGGATGGCCTGTCCAAAATCCTGCTATGGCTCAATGACCCAACCAACCCACAAGTGGCACCAGTAAGCGGACGCTGGACGCAGAACGTGCTGCGCTATGTGCTCGATAATCCAGTGTATGCCGGATATGTGCGGTACGGGTACCGGAAACGCAGCAAGAATGACGTCATCGTGGAAAAAGGAGACCATGAGCCGCTTGTCGACGAGAGCACATGGCAACAAATTGTGCAGTTACGCCAACAAAGGAAACGACTGCCGGCGCGTGCTGGTACCGGCACGTATGCACTCACCGGGCTGCTTCGCTGTGGTCGCTGTGGCGCGAGCATGTCAGGCATAAATAAGACTGCGAGAAACTGGTCTCGAAGATACTATATTTGTATTGACCGAATTGGTTCACGGACGTGTGACTTACCGTATATACAGGAACGCGTCGTTGAATCCGCACTTTTGGATGCTGTTGATAAACGTTATGAGTATTTGAAACAACGCATTCCGAAGGATGCGCCTCAAAAGAAGCGTCCAAAAAAATCGCTTGACACTGAACTCAAGAAAATTGAAGCGCGACGGACACGTTGGAAGGATGCTTACGAGGACGGTGCAATTGAGGCAGAGGAAATGCGTGAACGGCTTGATGTGCTACAGGAACGAGAGATGCAGCTGCGCGTAGAGTTTGAAAAGGAAATCGAAGAAGACAACACCGAAATCGAAATGGACCTAATATCACGGTTCAGAGAACTGTGGGAAAACAGTGCATACGAAGAGCGCCGACAGGCTGTATCCCTCCTGGTAAAGCAAATTACGGTCTATTCCCCTGACGAAATTGAAATCACATTTATCTAG
- a CDS encoding LexA family transcriptional regulator — MKADEFGTELRRIRKSRKLTTRQLETYSGVSNAYISQIENGKRGIPSPNVLRKLSVPLHIDYFELLRMAGYVEPVGTPDRKPSGNAPLSERLRAQGIRPSTNEINTDVLKAGAASIPESDMVKIPVLGSIRAGQPMEMIRETAPEYTYVEKAVIGSHEAFALTVNGESMSGDNIHDGDRLVVITGVDWTTSDICVVSIDNEEATLKRIKLEGDMCILRPSNPEMEPMLYPASQVHVLGVVVEHRRKLRRD, encoded by the coding sequence ATGAAAGCAGATGAATTTGGAACGGAACTACGGAGAATACGTAAGAGCAGAAAACTGACTACGCGGCAATTGGAAACCTATTCCGGCGTTTCGAATGCGTACATCTCTCAGATTGAGAATGGCAAAAGAGGTATACCGAGCCCGAATGTCCTGAGGAAATTGTCTGTTCCTCTACACATTGATTATTTTGAACTTTTGCGTATGGCCGGTTATGTCGAACCTGTAGGCACCCCCGACAGGAAACCCAGTGGCAACGCGCCTCTTTCGGAACGGTTGCGCGCGCAGGGCATACGCCCGTCGACCAACGAAATAAACACGGACGTACTTAAGGCAGGAGCCGCAAGCATCCCCGAATCCGACATGGTAAAAATCCCTGTCCTTGGTTCCATTCGTGCTGGGCAGCCTATGGAAATGATTCGAGAGACCGCACCTGAATATACGTATGTCGAAAAGGCTGTTATCGGTTCTCACGAAGCCTTTGCACTCACCGTCAATGGAGAGTCCATGAGCGGTGACAATATTCACGATGGAGACCGGCTGGTTGTGATAACAGGTGTAGACTGGACAACATCGGATATTTGCGTTGTCTCCATAGACAATGAGGAAGCGACGCTGAAACGTATCAAGCTGGAGGGAGACATGTGTATCCTGCGTCCATCTAACCCGGAAATGGAACCAATGCTGTATCCTGCATCCCAAGTGCACGTGCTGGGTGTCGTCGTCGAACATAGAAGAAAGCTGAGGCGAGATTAA
- a CDS encoding helix-turn-helix transcriptional regulator — MRVILKDSHSFKKLLVLKGYSQRGFGRAVGISAGYASQVSNGMRCPSASVAKRITEVLEIEFGDIFFIDDDCNSNQNNSA, encoded by the coding sequence ATGCGGGTTATTCTCAAGGACTCTCACAGCTTCAAGAAATTACTCGTCCTTAAAGGGTATTCTCAGCGTGGGTTTGGAAGGGCTGTCGGTATATCGGCAGGGTACGCAAGCCAAGTCAGTAATGGCATGCGATGTCCCAGTGCATCAGTGGCAAAGAGAATTACCGAAGTGCTTGAGATTGAATTCGGTGATATTTTTTTTATAGATGATGATTGCAATAGTAATCAAAATAATTCCGCATAG
- a CDS encoding helix-turn-helix domain-containing protein → MKRERVTTGETFGNLLRRLRGDMSLRDAAKKANVSHAYLDRIEKGIDPRSGKRIEPSVSVLRALATAYNIPSELALSLAGYIDSPIVDEQRVREIVREELAKAREEDAQAFAQEHQRFLEQSPFDHSKANPYDSLIVLQSCSTDE, encoded by the coding sequence GTGAAACGAGAACGAGTCACAACAGGAGAGACCTTCGGGAATTTGTTGAGACGCTTGAGGGGTGACATGAGTCTACGCGATGCCGCAAAGAAGGCTAACGTCAGCCACGCTTACCTTGACAGAATTGAAAAAGGCATTGACCCACGGAGCGGCAAGCGCATAGAGCCATCTGTGAGTGTTTTGAGGGCTCTGGCGACTGCCTACAACATTCCATCCGAATTGGCACTATCACTCGCTGGATATATTGACTCGCCGATTGTGGACGAGCAACGTGTGCGAGAGATTGTGCGAGAGGAGCTGGCGAAGGCAAGGGAAGAAGATGCCCAAGCCTTCGCGCAGGAGCACCAGAGATTCTTGGAGCAATCACCGTTTGATCATTCGAAAGCTAATCCTTACGACTCTTTAATTGTTCTTCAATCTTGCTCAACCGACGAGTGA
- a CDS encoding helix-turn-helix domain-containing protein codes for MSVGQAIRDRRKEQGLKASDLGLPYTDSMIRKIESGERRLAKDVAPQLAQSLDHPALYFALAREYSGGFGPAWLDGENVDLHRSSVREKCIEELEEALVWLDKSASNRPPEAETTSQRKGRREHLLQVMDAAQACYVYVGVQCEAYGFSLLDISKEHYNKLRSLRYVRG; via the coding sequence GTGTCAGTAGGACAAGCCATCAGAGATAGACGTAAAGAGCAAGGGCTGAAAGCAAGTGACTTAGGTCTGCCGTACACCGACAGCATGATTCGCAAAATTGAAAGTGGGGAACGTCGATTAGCCAAGGACGTCGCACCTCAGCTGGCGCAGAGTCTGGATCATCCAGCTTTGTACTTTGCACTTGCCAGAGAGTACTCGGGTGGATTCGGACCTGCGTGGTTAGACGGTGAGAACGTAGACCTGCACCGCTCAAGCGTTCGAGAGAAATGTATCGAGGAGTTGGAAGAGGCGCTGGTCTGGTTGGACAAGTCAGCTTCGAACAGACCGCCTGAAGCAGAAACGACTTCACAACGCAAAGGACGGCGCGAACATCTGCTGCAGGTCATGGACGCAGCGCAAGCCTGTTACGTGTATGTCGGCGTCCAGTGCGAAGCCTATGGGTTCTCGTTACTGGATATCTCGAAGGAGCATTACAACAAACTGCGCAGCCTGCGCTACGTGAGGGGATGA
- a CDS encoding AAA family ATPase, protein MRIELRSLTLTNFKGIRSLGISFSPFTQIFGENATGKTSVVDAFLWLLFDKDSQNKKDFSVKTLSPDGKEVHFLDHAVEGVLVVDGKPVKLRKVFAEKWTKKRGSATAEFTGHTTTYYIDDVPKKAKEYKDFIDSLVNEDVFRLLTNPVYFNVYMKWEERRKTLLDIAGDVSTDEVVASNKALKNLPAILGDREIDDLRKIITQQRKKINDELQSIPTRIDEANRSKPDVEGLTESDLSREIESLKAQISLKDSKIDRLQNGTEVAEQQNKLREVEGELLEIKNSAKSSVVDDVAAQRKVVSDAEQRVYELTSKIKSTNRMIESNNETLQELRDKIQRLGAQYNEVNAEEFSHDVDGTCHACGQDLPADQVEAAHQKALEEFNRSKSSRLEILKDRGFKTKDEIQKLESENQELSRQADRLKNEAEAAEFELATAKKKLEELQSQVTDVAESSEYVAKEQERVSIANKIASLRQSVLNDVQEIRQELMDLRDELRQKETQLSFFGQIERIDGRIEELKQQERKLASEYEELEEQLYMTEEFIKTKVNLLEDKISSKFKYARFKLFDDQINGGLKETCETLYKGVPYKDMNNAARINIGLDIINTLSEHYGLTAPIFVDNAEAVTALAETQSQVIALYVSAADKKLRVEPSIEEAV, encoded by the coding sequence GTGAGAATCGAGTTAAGAAGCTTAACGTTAACTAACTTCAAAGGCATACGTTCCTTAGGCATAAGTTTCTCACCTTTTACGCAAATCTTTGGTGAAAATGCCACTGGCAAGACAAGCGTGGTCGATGCTTTCCTATGGCTGCTGTTTGATAAGGACAGCCAGAACAAAAAGGACTTTTCAGTGAAGACCCTGTCGCCGGATGGGAAGGAAGTTCACTTTCTTGACCACGCCGTTGAAGGTGTCCTGGTCGTAGACGGGAAGCCGGTCAAGCTACGTAAGGTATTCGCTGAGAAATGGACGAAGAAGCGTGGCTCGGCCACGGCTGAGTTTACTGGTCACACCACAACCTACTATATCGACGATGTACCAAAAAAGGCGAAGGAATACAAAGACTTCATTGATTCACTGGTCAACGAGGACGTGTTCCGGTTACTCACCAATCCAGTTTACTTCAACGTGTACATGAAATGGGAAGAACGCAGAAAGACGCTCCTAGACATTGCGGGTGATGTATCGACCGATGAAGTTGTTGCCAGTAACAAAGCACTGAAGAATCTGCCAGCAATTCTTGGCGACCGAGAGATCGATGACCTTCGCAAAATAATCACCCAACAACGCAAGAAGATTAATGACGAGTTGCAGTCCATTCCAACACGTATTGATGAAGCCAACCGCTCCAAGCCGGATGTTGAGGGTTTGACTGAGTCCGACTTGAGCCGTGAGATTGAATCACTAAAGGCTCAAATCAGCTTGAAGGATTCCAAGATTGACCGTCTGCAGAACGGTACCGAGGTCGCAGAGCAACAGAACAAGCTTCGTGAAGTCGAGGGTGAACTGCTTGAAATCAAAAACAGCGCCAAGTCTAGCGTTGTGGACGATGTGGCTGCTCAGCGCAAGGTGGTGTCTGATGCAGAGCAACGTGTTTATGAACTGACCTCCAAGATTAAATCCACCAATCGAATGATTGAGTCCAACAACGAAACGCTCCAGGAACTGCGTGACAAAATCCAGCGTTTGGGTGCGCAATACAACGAAGTCAACGCAGAAGAGTTTTCACATGACGTTGACGGAACATGTCATGCCTGCGGACAAGACCTGCCGGCAGACCAAGTGGAAGCTGCTCATCAGAAAGCGCTTGAAGAGTTCAACCGGAGCAAATCCAGTCGATTAGAAATCCTCAAAGACCGCGGCTTTAAAACGAAGGATGAGATTCAGAAACTCGAGTCCGAAAATCAAGAGTTATCCAGGCAAGCTGATAGGTTGAAGAACGAAGCCGAAGCCGCTGAATTCGAACTGGCAACTGCTAAGAAGAAACTCGAAGAACTCCAGTCCCAAGTCACGGACGTCGCCGAGTCTTCTGAGTACGTCGCCAAGGAACAAGAACGTGTGTCCATCGCAAACAAGATTGCCAGTCTGCGCCAGTCGGTCTTGAACGATGTCCAGGAGATCCGCCAAGAACTGATGGACCTGCGCGATGAACTGCGCCAGAAAGAAACGCAACTGTCCTTCTTCGGCCAGATTGAACGCATCGATGGCCGTATCGAAGAGCTCAAGCAACAAGAACGCAAGCTGGCATCTGAGTACGAAGAACTCGAGGAGCAGCTGTACATGACCGAAGAGTTCATCAAGACGAAGGTCAATCTGCTTGAGGACAAAATCAGCAGCAAGTTCAAATACGCACGGTTCAAATTGTTCGACGACCAAATCAACGGTGGTCTGAAAGAAACCTGCGAAACCTTGTACAAGGGTGTCCCATACAAGGACATGAACAACGCGGCTCGCATCAACATCGGCTTGGACATCATCAATACACTGTCCGAGCACTATGGTCTGACAGCTCCTATCTTTGTCGATAATGCCGAGGCTGTCACGGCTCTGGCCGAAACACAGAGTCAGGTGATTGCGCTGTATGTCAGCGCTGCTGATAAAAAGCTACGGGTCGAGCCCAGTATTGAGGAGGCGGTTTAA
- a CDS encoding recombinase RecT, whose amino-acid sequence MGNDALALLKKDTVDVVADKIKQFQNKNELHFPANYSPENALKSAWLTLQSTVDKDKNPVLTTCTRDSIANALLDMVVQGLTPAKNQVYFIPYGKALTCQRSYFGTMAVTKRVTGAKEFFAEVVYKGDDFEFEINRGRKTVVKHKQTMESINGGEIVGAYCMIIMPDESERTEFMTMDEIRQAWKQSRMNPDAPNSTHNKFPAEMAKRTVINRACKILMNTSDDSSLVMRTFERQGDAADEAEVQQEIAENANQETIDIPYNADDDTPAEVDATQQEPEPEQESQQKQSTGSAPFL is encoded by the coding sequence ATGGGAAACGACGCACTGGCATTACTGAAAAAGGACACCGTCGATGTAGTTGCAGATAAAATCAAGCAGTTTCAGAACAAGAATGAACTGCACTTTCCAGCAAACTACTCACCTGAGAACGCGTTGAAAAGTGCATGGCTCACTTTGCAGAGCACAGTTGACAAGGACAAAAATCCGGTACTTACGACCTGCACTCGCGACAGTATCGCCAACGCGCTGCTGGACATGGTTGTGCAGGGTCTGACACCGGCCAAGAATCAGGTGTACTTCATTCCTTATGGGAAGGCACTCACTTGTCAGCGCTCATATTTTGGCACCATGGCCGTCACAAAGCGTGTGACTGGTGCTAAAGAGTTTTTTGCTGAAGTGGTCTACAAAGGGGATGACTTCGAGTTTGAAATCAACCGCGGACGCAAGACAGTAGTCAAGCACAAACAGACGATGGAGAGTATCAACGGCGGTGAAATTGTGGGCGCCTACTGCATGATTATCATGCCCGATGAGAGCGAACGAACTGAGTTCATGACCATGGATGAAATCAGACAAGCATGGAAGCAGTCGCGCATGAATCCAGACGCACCCAATAGTACACATAACAAGTTTCCTGCTGAAATGGCAAAGCGCACTGTTATCAACCGTGCCTGCAAGATCCTGATGAACACCAGTGATGACAGCAGTCTGGTGATGCGTACATTCGAGCGCCAAGGGGACGCTGCCGATGAGGCTGAGGTCCAGCAGGAAATTGCGGAGAACGCTAACCAGGAGACCATCGATATACCCTATAACGCTGATGATGATACGCCTGCTGAAGTGGACGCCACTCAGCAGGAACCAGAACCCGAGCAAGAGTCGCAACAGAAGCAAAGCACAGGGAGCGCGCCGTTCCTATGA
- a CDS encoding MBL fold metallo-hydrolase → MIEFRPLASSSNGNCYYVSDGKTTLLLELGVKFKEIQKALRFKVSSVDAALVSHSHADHSKSVRDAMKAGIDVYASSGTFSALDVGGHRAHAIKSKRDFLIGSWRVLPFDVEHDADEPLGFLLTNKLDERLVFITDSYYCRYRFNGLNVVALEANYSLPILDDNIASGRVPHSLRGRLLRSHMSLETAKEFLQANDLSRVQEIHLMHLSDTNSDEELFKREIQKVAGVPVYVARR, encoded by the coding sequence GTGATTGAATTTCGGCCTTTGGCCTCCAGCAGTAACGGAAACTGTTATTACGTGTCGGACGGGAAAACGACATTGTTGCTTGAGTTAGGCGTGAAATTTAAGGAGATACAAAAGGCGCTCAGATTCAAAGTATCATCCGTCGATGCAGCGTTGGTAAGTCACAGTCATGCAGACCACAGCAAGTCAGTTCGGGATGCAATGAAAGCAGGGATTGATGTTTATGCATCCTCAGGTACATTCAGCGCGTTGGATGTCGGAGGACACCGGGCGCACGCCATTAAGTCAAAACGAGATTTTTTAATAGGATCGTGGCGCGTTCTCCCGTTTGATGTTGAACACGATGCGGATGAACCGTTGGGATTTCTTCTCACAAACAAACTCGACGAGAGGTTAGTTTTTATCACTGACAGTTACTATTGCCGGTACCGTTTTAACGGTCTGAATGTAGTTGCACTTGAAGCAAACTACAGCCTGCCGATACTAGACGACAACATTGCGTCAGGCCGAGTACCGCATAGCCTGAGAGGACGGCTGTTGAGGTCTCACATGAGTCTGGAGACGGCCAAGGAGTTTCTGCAGGCAAACGATTTGTCCAGGGTGCAGGAAATTCACTTGATGCATTTGAGCGACACCAACAGCGACGAGGAACTGTTCAAGCGGGAAATACAAAAAGTTGCAGGCGTACCTGTGTACGTGGCGAGGAGGTAG
- a CDS encoding LysM peptidoglycan-binding domain-containing protein has protein sequence MFKVTEPQPRPLRPVVPELPQRQAVTGVALLKKIAILLIIAVAVVCSWEVGKANSAIDTSHTIQYVVKPGDTEYGIIVRFNPNSNVRALEDWVSAKNGLHDAQIWPGQVLTVPVKEG, from the coding sequence ATGTTTAAAGTCACCGAGCCGCAACCGCGCCCGTTGCGTCCAGTCGTTCCCGAACTGCCACAGCGTCAAGCCGTAACAGGCGTTGCTCTACTCAAGAAGATAGCGATTCTACTCATTATTGCGGTAGCAGTGGTATGCAGCTGGGAGGTCGGAAAGGCCAACAGCGCTATAGATACAAGCCACACGATACAGTACGTGGTCAAGCCAGGTGACACAGAGTACGGGATTATCGTTCGATTCAACCCAAACTCAAATGTGCGAGCACTCGAAGATTGGGTGAGTGCAAAGAACGGGCTGCATGATGCGCAAATATGGCCGGGACAAGTACTCACAGTCCCGGTAAAGGAGGGGTGA
- a CDS encoding replication terminator protein has protein sequence MSINLSKLAGGAVQERFEQEFQRIIENIADPNTDAKKKRKLQLTLTFEPNEDRSISELSIESKITTAPPMGVSTSLLIGADSDGVIASREIMQTRLFEDEESEPTDGQQHPKVSYIEWKQGGQA, from the coding sequence ATGAGCATTAATCTGTCGAAGCTGGCAGGCGGAGCCGTACAAGAACGGTTCGAGCAGGAATTCCAGCGCATCATTGAAAACATCGCAGACCCGAACACTGACGCGAAGAAGAAACGCAAGTTGCAACTGACCTTGACTTTTGAGCCGAATGAAGACCGCAGCATTTCTGAACTGTCGATTGAATCAAAGATCACGACTGCACCGCCGATGGGCGTCAGTACTTCTCTGCTGATAGGCGCAGACAGTGACGGCGTTATCGCAAGCCGTGAAATCATGCAGACGCGGTTGTTTGAAGACGAGGAATCAGAACCAACTGATGGACAGCAGCATCCGAAGGTCTCTTACATCGAATGGAAACAAGGCGGACAAGCCTAA
- a CDS encoding Rha family transcriptional regulator: MNEPPLVFIENNKPVTDSLTVATAFLKDHARVLRDIRELGCSESFRLGNFAESSYINQQRREMPKVVMTEQGFTLLVMGYTGQRAMDFKERYIAEFDRMRSELSQRNLADQYNLPRSYPEALRALAEESERNEAMQRVLEEQAPKVALYDVAMQAENAQAIGTVAKTLGVGPNKLFRFLREKKVLMSHGSRYNQPYQTYLDRGYFAVREYTVTHTQHIENKTQTMVTPAGFAYIHRLLVEAGMVTSNELTTLGV, encoded by the coding sequence GTGAATGAACCTCCACTTGTATTCATTGAAAACAACAAACCCGTCACGGATAGTTTAACGGTTGCAACGGCATTTCTGAAGGATCATGCTCGAGTACTCCGTGACATCCGTGAATTGGGTTGCAGTGAATCATTTCGACTCGGCAATTTCGCCGAGTCCTCCTATATCAATCAACAGCGTCGAGAAATGCCCAAAGTCGTCATGACCGAACAAGGATTCACGCTCCTGGTGATGGGTTACACAGGACAGCGTGCAATGGACTTCAAGGAACGCTACATCGCTGAATTTGACCGGATGAGAAGCGAATTGAGCCAGCGCAACCTTGCAGACCAGTACAACTTACCTCGCAGTTATCCAGAAGCGCTTCGTGCGCTGGCTGAGGAGTCGGAACGTAACGAAGCCATGCAGCGCGTCCTGGAGGAGCAAGCTCCAAAGGTAGCGCTCTATGATGTGGCGATGCAGGCTGAGAATGCGCAGGCCATCGGAACGGTCGCCAAAACGCTGGGTGTGGGTCCAAATAAGTTGTTCCGGTTCCTACGCGAAAAGAAGGTGCTCATGTCTCACGGCAGTCGATACAACCAACCGTATCAGACCTATCTGGACCGTGGTTATTTCGCTGTCAGAGAGTACACCGTCACTCACACGCAGCACATCGAGAACAAGACACAGACGATGGTCACACCTGCCGGATTTGCTTATATTCATCGGCTGCTAGTTGAGGCCGGAATGGTTACATCGAATGAACTTACGACGCTTGGAGTGTGA
- a CDS encoding endonuclease domain-containing protein, whose amino-acid sequence MDKFKKPQSLEEHWDAWIAYRRHYEGLTRRLLEQETESPIEAILYLHLRDWMIIRPVLVRTQVPIGSYRVDFLLSTLKKQLVIECDGHDFHEKTKKQAARDKKRDRDLIKMGYTVIRYTGTEICNDVDKILFELDELLLDDEE is encoded by the coding sequence ATGGATAAGTTCAAAAAGCCTCAATCACTCGAAGAGCACTGGGATGCTTGGATTGCATATAGACGTCATTATGAGGGGCTTACCAGAAGGCTGCTAGAACAGGAGACGGAGTCGCCTATTGAAGCCATTCTTTATCTGCATTTGAGGGATTGGATGATTATCCGACCAGTATTAGTCAGAACCCAAGTTCCGATCGGTTCATATCGAGTGGATTTTCTCTTGAGCACTTTGAAAAAGCAGTTGGTCATTGAATGTGACGGGCACGACTTTCACGAGAAGACCAAGAAACAGGCTGCTAGAGACAAGAAACGTGACAGGGACCTTATCAAGATGGGTTACACGGTAATCCGATACACGGGAACTGAAATTTGTAATGACGTCGATAAAATCCTGTTTGAATTGGACGAACTGCTATTAGATGACGAGGAGTGA